In Argonema galeatum A003/A1, one genomic interval encodes:
- a CDS encoding DUF2256 domain-containing protein: protein MARQRSKSDLPTKICPVCQRPFTWRKKWADCWDDVKYCSERCRRRRSN from the coding sequence ATGGCACGCCAGCGTTCTAAATCCGATCTACCCACAAAAATTTGTCCCGTATGTCAACGTCCGTTCACCTGGCGTAAAAAATGGGCTGATTGCTGGGATGATGTGAAGTATTGCTCAGAACGCTGTCGCCGTCGCCGGAGTAATTAA
- a CDS encoding RNA methyltransferase — MDETALAQVRIVLVRPIGPLNIGSVARVMKNMGLSQLVLVEPKCEPLEAQARIMAVHAVDILEAAQLVATLPEALKGCSRAIAATARDRRLSLHLEKPRSTLPWLLEEGSSALIFGPEDRGLSNDELKYAQRFIRIPSSDAYPALNLAQAVAICCYELYQAISEGALTPQPSPHTDTATLEILEEYYQQLEAVLLKIGYIYPHTAASRMAKFRLLFNRSQPSRADVAMQRGILSQIEWALSKGSPAVLDTLLPLEES, encoded by the coding sequence ATGGATGAGACAGCCTTAGCGCAGGTGCGAATAGTGCTGGTGAGACCGATCGGCCCCTTGAATATAGGGTCAGTCGCCCGCGTCATGAAAAATATGGGGCTAAGTCAGCTAGTATTGGTGGAGCCCAAATGCGAACCTTTGGAAGCACAAGCAAGGATTATGGCAGTCCATGCGGTAGACATCCTGGAAGCGGCTCAACTGGTCGCCACCTTGCCGGAAGCATTGAAAGGATGCTCAAGAGCGATCGCAGCTACAGCACGCGACAGACGGTTATCTCTCCATCTAGAAAAACCCCGCAGCACCTTGCCCTGGCTGCTCGAAGAAGGATCGTCAGCCTTGATTTTTGGCCCAGAAGACCGAGGCTTGAGCAACGACGAATTGAAATATGCCCAGCGATTCATACGTATTCCTTCCAGCGATGCCTATCCAGCACTAAATTTGGCTCAGGCAGTTGCTATTTGCTGTTACGAACTTTACCAAGCAATAAGCGAAGGGGCACTCACCCCTCAACCATCTCCCCACACCGATACGGCAACATTAGAAATCTTAGAAGAGTACTATCAGCAACTAGAAGCCGTGCTGTTAAAAATTGGTTATATCTATCCCCACACAGCAGCCTCCCGGATGGCGAAATTTCGGCTACTTTTTAATCGATCCCAGCCATCTAGAGCAGACGTAGCAATGCAGCGAGGCATCCTCAGCCAGATAGAATGGGCTCTATCTAAAGGTTCTCCAGCTGTGTTAGACACCCTATTGCCCCTAGAGGAATCTTAG
- a CDS encoding serine hydrolase, which translates to MAASEKGHPRRQRRQLKQQQVPQRQELARTPTERSGLRPRPSKAGVSSALEGRLPRNVGQRRDGLNWWQRLFGQPSKKPATPARKQRGSKIVGSGNLTNLSLRQTTSKDGLTKFRAKPTSVVQPPPAVREIPSSKILSSQAPDFSRGVNPKSKIPNPKSNDGFNYRTNPKSKILSSQVPDFSRGVNPKSQIPNPKSNGARRQQSRKAGEEKIRKSPQPVRPPVSVSRRSLPKQRRNSPGVLVYAMRLLILGIGLGAIVGTILSIWNPASHKPSAISETVNPSQHSAVADVSLKPASTFGDGLTALKLSQEIMPLRTAVQSLANQYPQLAPGIFVLDIDTGAYLDWNGTANLAAASTIKVPILVAFFQDIDAGKIRLDEVLALEPEAIASGSGKMQYKPPGTKYTALETVTQMITISDNTATNMLIARLGGAEALNQRFRDWGLTATAIRNKLPDIEGTNTTSCKELATLIGRVNQGELVSLPSRDRLLDIMRRTANNSLLPRGLGKGANIAHKTGNIGSMLADVGLIDLPSGKRYIAAVMVKRPRNDTRAAELINKISRVTYQYFSKSIANPQLPASDGTTPGNSIPSPTPINRLEDTQSVNAQRNRD; encoded by the coding sequence GTGGCAGCGTCCGAAAAGGGCCATCCCCGTCGCCAGCGGCGGCAGCTCAAACAACAGCAAGTGCCACAGCGGCAGGAATTAGCCCGGACACCAACCGAACGGTCTGGGCTTCGACCCAGACCGTCTAAGGCAGGGGTTTCTTCTGCCCTAGAGGGACGATTGCCCAGGAATGTAGGCCAACGCCGTGACGGATTGAACTGGTGGCAGAGGCTGTTTGGTCAACCCTCCAAAAAACCAGCAACCCCAGCCAGAAAGCAGCGGGGAAGCAAGATAGTAGGATCTGGTAATCTCACCAATCTTTCACTTAGACAAACAACCTCAAAGGACGGGCTTACTAAATTTAGGGCAAAACCCACTTCTGTAGTGCAGCCGCCCCCCGCTGTAAGAGAGATTCCCTCATCCAAAATCCTCTCATCCCAAGCCCCCGACTTCAGCCGTGGGGTAAATCCCAAATCCAAAATCCCAAATCCCAAATCGAATGACGGTTTCAACTATAGAACAAATCCAAAATCCAAAATCCTCTCATCCCAAGTCCCCGACTTCAGTCGTGGAGTAAATCCCAAATCCCAAATCCCAAATCCCAAATCGAATGGCGCAAGGCGTCAGCAAAGCAGGAAAGCAGGAGAGGAAAAAATCAGGAAATCCCCTCAGCCCGTTCGCCCCCCAGTTTCTGTTTCACGGAGATCGTTACCTAAGCAGCGACGCAACTCCCCTGGAGTACTGGTGTACGCAATGCGCCTACTCATTTTGGGGATCGGTCTAGGTGCGATCGTCGGTACAATACTGTCGATTTGGAACCCAGCCAGCCACAAGCCATCTGCAATCTCTGAGACAGTTAATCCTTCCCAGCATAGTGCTGTGGCAGATGTTAGTTTGAAACCCGCTTCTACATTTGGAGATGGCTTAACGGCGCTGAAGCTGAGTCAGGAAATTATGCCACTCAGAACTGCTGTACAGTCCTTAGCAAATCAGTATCCCCAATTGGCTCCAGGTATATTTGTCCTCGATATAGATACAGGTGCTTATCTAGACTGGAATGGTACAGCCAACTTGGCGGCGGCTAGCACGATTAAAGTACCGATTCTAGTTGCCTTTTTCCAAGATATAGATGCTGGCAAAATTCGCTTAGATGAAGTACTGGCCCTAGAACCAGAAGCGATCGCTTCTGGCTCCGGCAAAATGCAGTACAAACCCCCAGGAACAAAATATACGGCTCTGGAAACGGTAACCCAGATGATTACGATCAGCGACAACACCGCCACCAATATGCTGATTGCCCGTCTGGGTGGTGCCGAAGCCCTAAATCAGCGCTTCCGAGACTGGGGGCTGACAGCAACGGCAATCCGCAACAAACTACCCGATATAGAAGGAACAAACACTACCAGTTGTAAAGAGTTGGCAACCTTGATAGGGCGGGTAAACCAGGGCGAGTTGGTTTCCCTACCGTCGCGCGATCGCCTCCTGGATATCATGCGACGGACTGCAAACAACTCTCTCCTGCCACGCGGACTGGGAAAAGGAGCCAATATTGCCCACAAAACTGGCAATATTGGCTCAATGCTTGCAGATGTTGGCTTAATCGATTTGCCCAGCGGCAAGCGCTATATCGCCGCCGTGATGGTTAAACGTCCCCGCAACGATACGCGGGCAGCTGAACTGATTAACAAGATCTCTCGCGTCACCTATCAATACTTCAGCAAATCGATCGCCAATCCCCAGTTACCAGCTAGCGATGGGACAACTCCCGGTAATTCTATTCCTTCTCCCACCCCCATTAATCGCCTAGAAGATACCCAGTCTGTTAATGCTCAAAGAAATAGGGACTAG
- the obgE gene encoding GTPase ObgE, whose product MQFIDQAEIEVEAGNGGDGIVAFRREKYVPAGGPSGGNGGKGGSVFFVATENLQTLLDFKYIHRFKAEDGGRGGPNNRTGANGNDRIIPVACGTSVYDTETDELFGDLVEPGQTICVAQGGKGGLGNQHFLSNRNRAPEYALPGLAGEKRLLRLELKLLAEVGIIGLPNAGKSTLISAISAARPKIADYPFTTLEPNLGVVRKPNGDGAVFADIPGLIEGAHEGVGLGHDFLRHIERTRLLLHLIDVTADDPMGNYQTIEQELQAYGRGLPERPQVLALNKMDAVSIDRDLEEFASELRALRHAPVFLISAVSHNGLEPMLQEIWRMLEETGAKEEGLEARG is encoded by the coding sequence ATGCAATTTATTGACCAAGCAGAGATTGAAGTAGAGGCTGGAAATGGAGGCGATGGCATTGTCGCCTTCCGACGAGAAAAGTATGTTCCGGCTGGGGGGCCATCGGGTGGCAATGGTGGCAAGGGCGGTTCAGTGTTCTTTGTGGCGACGGAGAACCTGCAAACTTTGCTGGATTTTAAGTACATTCACCGTTTTAAGGCGGAAGACGGGGGACGTGGGGGGCCGAATAATCGCACTGGAGCAAATGGAAACGATCGCATTATTCCGGTTGCCTGCGGCACATCTGTCTACGATACCGAAACTGACGAATTATTCGGGGATTTGGTAGAACCGGGGCAAACTATCTGTGTAGCTCAAGGTGGTAAAGGCGGTTTGGGAAACCAGCATTTCCTCAGCAACCGCAACCGCGCCCCCGAATATGCTCTTCCGGGACTAGCAGGGGAAAAACGGCTGCTGCGTTTGGAGTTGAAGTTGCTTGCGGAAGTAGGGATTATCGGTTTGCCGAATGCGGGTAAATCTACTTTAATTTCAGCCATTTCAGCAGCTCGTCCTAAAATAGCAGATTATCCGTTTACGACGTTAGAGCCGAATTTGGGTGTGGTGCGTAAACCTAACGGCGATGGTGCTGTGTTTGCCGATATTCCTGGATTGATAGAGGGTGCCCACGAGGGTGTGGGGTTGGGTCATGATTTTTTGCGCCATATTGAGCGGACTCGTTTGCTGCTGCACTTGATCGATGTTACAGCAGATGATCCGATGGGTAACTATCAAACAATTGAGCAGGAGTTGCAAGCATACGGCAGAGGTTTGCCAGAACGCCCGCAAGTTCTGGCACTTAATAAAATGGATGCGGTTTCGATCGATCGAGATTTGGAAGAGTTCGCATCCGAACTGCGAGCTCTTCGCCATGCTCCTGTTTTCCTAATCTCTGCTGTTAGCCACAACGGATTAGAGCCAATGTTGCAGGAAATTTGGCGAATGCTGGAAGAAACAGGGGCTAAGGAAGAGGGGCTAGAGGCTAGGGGCTAG
- a CDS encoding Mo-dependent nitrogenase C-terminal domain-containing protein, producing the protein MTSILQSPYTSEQIAAWLRGLLTLAWADGNFDEQEQQLIASLTQDELAPSVDLGSLEPIGPAELAQVLGPKTDAAENFLRTAVMVALADGVYSASEDEVLHQFCQALGQNEQVLEALRHTLYEDKAKAPATQVSHEGALPVKEYQSPQRQRDALKPVRNWLEGLDIQDPRVARFLCKMIPSQCPFERDVTLFDHKVVHIPPLCKLNPLYDQLVGLRFRALSYLADDCGEDVSQYC; encoded by the coding sequence ATGACGAGCATTCTGCAATCTCCCTACACAAGCGAACAAATTGCAGCTTGGCTGCGCGGTTTGCTTACTCTTGCTTGGGCTGACGGCAATTTTGATGAACAAGAACAGCAGTTAATTGCCTCTCTGACTCAGGATGAACTTGCTCCCTCAGTTGATTTGGGGTCGCTGGAACCGATCGGGCCAGCAGAGTTGGCGCAGGTTTTAGGGCCAAAAACTGATGCTGCCGAGAATTTCTTGCGAACGGCTGTAATGGTGGCATTAGCAGATGGTGTTTATTCTGCCAGCGAGGATGAAGTGCTGCACCAGTTTTGTCAGGCTTTGGGACAAAATGAGCAGGTGTTAGAGGCTCTACGCCATACTCTCTACGAAGATAAGGCAAAAGCGCCTGCTACTCAGGTATCCCATGAAGGAGCCTTACCTGTAAAGGAGTACCAATCGCCGCAACGGCAACGGGATGCGCTCAAACCTGTACGGAACTGGCTAGAAGGATTGGACATTCAAGACCCCAGGGTGGCCCGCTTTTTGTGCAAAATGATCCCATCCCAGTGTCCGTTTGAGCGAGATGTGACCCTGTTTGACCACAAAGTCGTACATATTCCCCCCCTGTGTAAGCTAAATCCACTTTACGATCAGCTAGTAGGCTTGCGCTTCCGAGCGCTGTCTTATTTAGCAGATGATTGTGGTGAAGATGTGTCCCAATATTGTTAG